In a genomic window of Akkermansia massiliensis:
- a CDS encoding RNA polymerase sigma factor, whose amino-acid sequence MDEAQDMPPAEPDEDAQLMLRVRNGDASAMEMLVRKHQNSVYATVARMLNNGPEVEDIAQQVFIRIWKGAGNYEPSARFTTWMFTILRNLVFNEVRRQKRKPTTSADAMEEEGGMTVFLEPSQAPDEAMEHTELQRAVDEAIAALPEKARLAVQLRRFENMPYEEIARTLDMTVPATKSLLFRARNMLKDALASFLE is encoded by the coding sequence ATGGACGAAGCACAAGACATGCCGCCTGCGGAACCAGACGAGGACGCCCAGCTGATGCTGAGAGTCAGGAATGGCGACGCTTCCGCCATGGAAATGCTGGTCCGCAAACACCAGAACTCCGTGTACGCCACCGTAGCACGCATGCTGAACAACGGGCCGGAGGTGGAGGACATCGCCCAGCAGGTTTTCATCCGCATCTGGAAAGGAGCCGGGAATTATGAGCCCTCCGCACGCTTCACCACCTGGATGTTCACCATCCTGCGCAATCTGGTCTTCAATGAAGTGCGGCGCCAGAAGCGCAAGCCCACCACCTCCGCGGACGCCATGGAGGAGGAAGGCGGCATGACCGTGTTCCTGGAACCTTCCCAGGCCCCGGATGAAGCCATGGAGCACACGGAACTCCAGCGGGCCGTGGATGAAGCGATTGCCGCCCTGCCGGAAAAGGCGCGCCTGGCCGTCCAGCTGCGCCGCTTTGAAAACATGCCTTACGAGGAAATAGCCCGGACGCTTGACATGACGGTTCCCGCCACCAAAAGCCTGCTGTTCCGCGCCAGGAACATGCTGAAGGACGCGCTGGCTTCTTTTCTGGAGTGA
- a CDS encoding sialidase family protein translates to MRLPLNTLTGLALLCALGMSVPAALGTESFEQAKHGKFTTLSTKYGPMSCRDGVAEIGGGGKSGKSSLRMFGGQDTELKLDLKDTPSREVRLSAWAERWTGQAPFEFSIVAVGPKGEKKIYDGKDIRTGGFNTRIEAGVPAGTRSLVFKLTSPENKGLKLDDLFIVPCIPMKVNPQVEMASSAYPVMVRIPCSPVLSLKVQTDGCLNPQFLTAVNLDFTGTTKLSDIESVTVVRGEEAPPIQHGEDPFPKDASQVLGTVKLSGSSRPQVSVKGKLELDPGDNYLWACVTMKKGASLDGRVVVRPASVVAGNKLMKVANAAPVAQRIGVAVVKHGDFNSKFYRIPGLDRSRKGTLLAVYDIRYNHSGDLPANIDVGVSRSTDGGRTWSDVKIAMDDSKIDPSLGATKGVGDPAILVDEKTGRIWVAAIWSHKHSIWGSKSGDNSPEACGQLVLAYSDDDGLTWSKPINITEQTKDKDWRILFNGPGNGICMKDGTLVFAAQYWDGKGVPWSTIVYSKDQGKTWHCGTGVNQQTTEAQVIELKDGSIMINARCNWGGSRVVGVTKDLGKTWEKHPTNRTPQLKEPVCQGSLLAVDGVPGAGRVVLFSNPNTTSGRSHMTLKASTDDAGSWPEDKWLLYDARNGWGYSCLAPVDKNHVGVLYESQGALNFLKIPYKEVLNAGSAR, encoded by the coding sequence ATGCGTTTACCTTTGAATACATTAACGGGGCTTGCCCTGCTGTGTGCCCTGGGCATGTCTGTTCCCGCTGCCTTGGGTACGGAAAGCTTTGAGCAGGCCAAACACGGCAAGTTTACCACGCTTTCCACCAAGTACGGCCCCATGTCCTGCCGGGACGGCGTGGCGGAAATCGGGGGAGGGGGAAAATCCGGGAAATCTTCCCTGCGGATGTTCGGCGGGCAGGATACCGAACTGAAGCTGGACTTGAAGGATACTCCTTCCAGGGAAGTACGGCTGTCCGCCTGGGCGGAGCGCTGGACCGGACAGGCCCCCTTTGAATTTTCCATTGTGGCCGTAGGGCCCAAGGGGGAAAAGAAGATTTATGACGGCAAGGACATCAGGACGGGCGGCTTCAATACCAGGATAGAGGCCGGCGTTCCCGCCGGAACGCGCTCCCTGGTGTTCAAGCTGACGTCGCCGGAGAACAAGGGGTTGAAGCTGGACGACCTGTTCATCGTGCCCTGCATCCCCATGAAGGTGAATCCGCAGGTGGAGATGGCTTCTTCCGCCTATCCGGTGATGGTGCGCATCCCGTGCAGTCCCGTTCTTTCCCTGAAGGTTCAAACGGACGGCTGTCTTAATCCTCAGTTCCTGACGGCCGTCAATCTGGATTTTACGGGCACGACGAAGCTTTCCGACATTGAATCCGTGACGGTGGTGCGGGGAGAAGAGGCTCCGCCCATTCAGCACGGGGAAGACCCGTTTCCGAAGGATGCCTCCCAGGTACTGGGTACGGTGAAGCTTTCCGGCTCCTCCAGGCCCCAGGTTTCCGTGAAGGGGAAGCTGGAGCTGGACCCCGGCGACAATTACCTGTGGGCATGCGTGACGATGAAGAAGGGCGCCTCCCTGGACGGCAGGGTGGTGGTGCGCCCGGCCAGCGTTGTGGCGGGGAACAAGCTGATGAAGGTGGCCAATGCCGCCCCGGTGGCGCAGCGCATCGGCGTGGCCGTAGTGAAGCACGGGGATTTCAACTCCAAGTTCTACCGCATTCCCGGCCTGGACAGGTCCAGGAAAGGGACTCTCCTGGCCGTTTACGACATCCGTTACAACCATTCCGGCGACCTTCCGGCCAACATTGACGTGGGCGTGAGCCGCTCCACGGACGGGGGCCGCACCTGGTCCGACGTCAAGATCGCCATGGACGATTCCAAGATTGACCCCTCCCTGGGGGCTACCAAGGGCGTGGGGGACCCCGCCATTCTGGTGGATGAAAAGACGGGCCGCATCTGGGTGGCCGCCATCTGGAGCCACAAGCATTCCATCTGGGGCAGCAAGTCCGGGGACAATTCCCCGGAAGCCTGCGGGCAGCTGGTGCTGGCGTACAGCGATGACGACGGCCTTACCTGGTCCAAGCCCATCAACATTACGGAACAGACCAAGGACAAGGACTGGCGCATTCTGTTCAACGGCCCCGGCAACGGCATCTGCATGAAGGACGGCACGCTGGTCTTTGCCGCCCAGTACTGGGACGGCAAGGGCGTGCCGTGGTCCACCATCGTTTATTCCAAGGACCAGGGCAAGACCTGGCACTGCGGCACGGGCGTCAACCAGCAGACGACGGAAGCCCAGGTGATTGAATTGAAAGACGGCTCCATCATGATCAATGCCCGCTGCAACTGGGGCGGCTCCCGCGTGGTGGGCGTTACGAAGGACCTGGGCAAAACCTGGGAAAAACACCCCACCAACCGCACTCCCCAGTTGAAGGAACCCGTCTGCCAGGGCAGCCTGCTTGCCGTGGACGGAGTGCCGGGCGCGGGCAGGGTGGTCCTGTTCTCCAACCCCAACACCACTTCCGGGCGTTCCCACATGACCCTGAAGGCCTCCACGGATGACGCCGGCTCCTGGCCGGAGGACAAGTGGCTCCTTTACGATGCCCGCAACGGCTGGGGTTATTCCTGCCTGGCGCCCGTGGATAAAAACCACGTGGGCGTGCTGTATGAATCCCAGGGAGCGCTGAACTTCCTGAAAATCCCGTACAAGGAGGTTCTCAACGCGGGCAGTGCGCGCTGA
- a CDS encoding L-fucose isomerase, which produces MKTALPTIGIRPTIDGRRLGVRESLEDQTMNMAKAAAALIEANIRHASGEPVKCVIADTCIGGPAEAAACADKFKANNVGVSLAVTPCWCYGSETFDMDPFTPKAIWGFNGTERPGAVYLAAALAGLNQKGFPAFSIYGKDVQDAGDTSIPEDVAEKILRFCRAGLAVATLRGKGYLSIGGCSMGIAGSIVDQSFWENYLGIRVQAVDMTEVRRRMDQKIYDEAEFDLAMQWADAVFKFAEDKNRPDLKLDEAGRRRTFKESVLMAMIFRDMMQGNPKLKKIDREEESLGYQAIAGGFQGQRHWTDFYPNGDIAETLLNSTFDWNGPRAPMPFATENDSLNGACLLFGYLLTGQANVFADVRTYWSPEAVKRVTGYKLEGHAKDGIIHLINSGSAALDGCMACTDKDGKPVMKKHWDVTPDDAKTMMEQAVWCPANREYFRGGGYSVHYVTKGGAPVTMMRLNIVKGLGPVLIVAEGWSVDLPAKVHKTLDERTDPGWPTTWFAPRLTGKGAFTDVYSVMANMGANHGAFTYGHIGADILTLASMLRIPVYAHNIPDDQIYRPSAWGLHGTADPEGADFRACANYGPLYGKY; this is translated from the coding sequence ATGAAAACAGCATTACCAACCATCGGTATCCGCCCCACGATTGACGGGCGCCGCCTCGGCGTCCGGGAATCCCTGGAAGATCAAACCATGAACATGGCCAAGGCGGCCGCGGCTCTCATTGAGGCCAACATCCGCCACGCCTCCGGCGAACCCGTCAAGTGCGTGATCGCAGACACCTGCATTGGCGGTCCGGCGGAAGCCGCCGCCTGCGCGGACAAATTCAAGGCCAACAACGTCGGCGTCTCCCTGGCCGTCACGCCCTGCTGGTGCTACGGCAGCGAGACCTTTGACATGGACCCGTTCACGCCCAAGGCCATCTGGGGCTTCAACGGCACGGAACGCCCCGGCGCCGTGTACCTGGCCGCCGCCCTGGCCGGACTGAACCAGAAGGGCTTCCCCGCCTTCTCCATTTACGGAAAAGACGTCCAGGACGCCGGGGATACCTCCATTCCGGAAGACGTGGCTGAAAAAATCCTGCGCTTCTGCCGCGCCGGCCTGGCCGTAGCCACCCTCCGCGGCAAGGGCTACCTCTCCATCGGCGGCTGCTCCATGGGCATCGCCGGCTCCATCGTGGACCAGTCCTTCTGGGAAAACTACCTGGGCATCCGCGTACAGGCCGTGGACATGACGGAAGTGCGCCGCCGCATGGACCAGAAGATTTACGACGAAGCGGAATTCGACCTCGCCATGCAATGGGCGGACGCCGTCTTCAAATTCGCCGAAGACAAGAACCGCCCGGACCTGAAGCTGGACGAAGCCGGACGCCGCAGGACCTTCAAGGAAAGCGTGCTGATGGCCATGATCTTCCGGGACATGATGCAGGGCAACCCCAAGCTCAAGAAAATTGACCGCGAAGAGGAATCCCTGGGCTACCAGGCCATTGCCGGCGGCTTCCAGGGCCAGCGCCACTGGACGGACTTCTACCCGAACGGAGACATTGCGGAAACCCTGCTCAACTCCACCTTTGACTGGAACGGCCCGCGCGCGCCGATGCCCTTCGCCACGGAAAACGACTCCCTGAACGGAGCCTGCCTCCTCTTCGGCTACCTGCTCACCGGACAGGCCAACGTCTTTGCGGACGTGCGCACCTACTGGAGCCCGGAAGCCGTGAAGCGCGTCACGGGCTACAAGCTGGAAGGCCATGCCAAGGACGGCATCATCCACCTCATCAACTCCGGCTCCGCGGCCCTGGACGGCTGCATGGCCTGCACGGACAAGGACGGCAAGCCCGTCATGAAAAAGCACTGGGACGTTACCCCGGACGACGCGAAAACCATGATGGAACAAGCCGTCTGGTGCCCGGCCAACCGGGAATACTTCCGCGGCGGCGGCTACTCCGTCCACTACGTCACCAAGGGCGGCGCGCCCGTCACCATGATGCGCCTGAACATCGTCAAGGGCCTCGGCCCCGTCCTCATCGTGGCGGAAGGCTGGTCCGTGGACCTGCCCGCCAAGGTGCACAAGACCCTGGACGAACGCACCGATCCGGGCTGGCCGACCACCTGGTTCGCCCCGCGCCTGACCGGCAAGGGAGCCTTCACGGACGTCTACAGCGTCATGGCCAACATGGGCGCCAACCACGGAGCCTTCACCTACGGCCACATCGGCGCAGACATCCTGACGCTCGCTTCCATGCTGCGCATCCCCGTATACGCCCACAACATCCCGGACGACCAAATCTACCGTCCCTCCGCCTGGGGCCTCCATGGCACCGCGGACCCGGAAGGCGCCGACTTCCGCGCCTGCGCCAACTACGGCCCGCTGTACGGCAAATATTAA
- a CDS encoding four helix bundle protein, whose translation MNESAAHEKSFAFSIRIVSLCRHLRKQRCEQALIQQILRSGTSIGANLAEASYAVSKKDFFSKVHISLKECSETWYWLRLLHATSCLTDQQFESLKQDCLELMRLLTATTKTLAGQNL comes from the coding sequence ATGAACGAAAGTGCCGCTCATGAAAAAAGTTTTGCCTTTTCCATTCGTATCGTTTCCTTATGCCGCCATCTTCGCAAGCAACGGTGCGAGCAGGCACTGATCCAGCAAATTCTGCGCTCCGGAACAAGCATAGGAGCCAACCTCGCAGAAGCTTCCTATGCCGTAAGCAAAAAAGACTTCTTCTCCAAAGTACACATTTCACTAAAAGAATGTTCGGAGACTTGGTATTGGCTCCGCCTTCTGCATGCAACTTCCTGCCTGACGGACCAGCAATTTGAAAGCTTGAAACAGGATTGCCTGGAATTAATGCGGCTATTGACCGCTACGACAAAAACGCTTGCCGGGCAAAATCTCTGA
- the fucK gene encoding L-fuculokinase yields MYSLCLDCGATNVRAMVVDEQGVIAGKASQPNATLPGKENPEFHVWDADRIFKQLSECAVKALEGLDVEQVRAVTVTTFGVDGALVDASGSQLYPVISWKCPRTAEVMKNIGKYISQEELDRISGVGAFAFNTIYKLVWIKENRPELLEKAHAWLFISNLLAYKLTGVMATDRTMAGTSQLTDLETGDFSELILNRLGLRRGLFPPTVDAGETIGVLTPEAAAAMGIPALEGVPVISAGHDTQFAIFGSGADRDQPVLSSGTWEILMARSAQARLTREDYEDGATAEFDAEPGLLNPGLQWLGSGIIEWVKAACFRGESYDTMDAEAAAIPPGCDGVTMVPDFLASGDRKGSIGGLVLGRTRGHIYRAAMEALTWRLKSRLRRLESVGGFKSEFLILVGGGARNSVWTQMRADILRIPVKVSEVSESTVLGASMFAFAGAGVYSTPEQARDAFGITYRTYMPGPQEAAYEKLNH; encoded by the coding sequence ATGTACTCCCTCTGCTTGGACTGCGGCGCGACGAACGTGCGCGCGATGGTTGTGGATGAACAAGGCGTCATCGCGGGGAAGGCCTCGCAGCCGAACGCCACGCTGCCCGGTAAGGAAAACCCGGAATTCCACGTCTGGGACGCGGACCGGATTTTCAAGCAGCTCTCCGAATGCGCCGTGAAGGCCCTTGAGGGCCTGGATGTGGAACAGGTGCGGGCGGTAACCGTCACCACCTTCGGCGTGGACGGCGCGCTGGTGGACGCCTCCGGCAGCCAGCTTTACCCCGTCATATCCTGGAAGTGTCCCCGCACGGCGGAGGTCATGAAAAACATCGGCAAGTACATCTCCCAGGAAGAGCTTGACCGCATCTCCGGCGTGGGCGCCTTTGCCTTCAACACCATTTACAAGCTCGTCTGGATTAAGGAAAACCGCCCGGAGCTGCTGGAAAAGGCCCATGCGTGGCTCTTCATCTCCAACCTCCTGGCGTACAAGCTCACCGGCGTCATGGCGACGGACCGGACCATGGCCGGGACCTCCCAGCTCACGGACCTGGAAACGGGAGACTTTTCCGAGCTTATCCTGAACCGCCTAGGCCTGCGCCGCGGCCTCTTCCCCCCCACGGTGGACGCGGGGGAGACCATCGGCGTTCTTACTCCGGAAGCGGCGGCGGCCATGGGCATTCCCGCCCTGGAGGGCGTTCCTGTTATCTCCGCGGGGCACGACACCCAGTTCGCCATCTTCGGTTCCGGCGCGGACAGGGACCAGCCGGTCCTGTCCTCCGGCACCTGGGAAATCCTGATGGCGCGCTCCGCACAGGCCCGGCTGACCCGGGAGGATTATGAGGACGGAGCCACGGCGGAGTTCGACGCGGAACCGGGCCTTCTGAACCCCGGCCTGCAATGGCTCGGTTCCGGCATCATTGAATGGGTGAAAGCCGCCTGCTTCCGCGGTGAATCCTACGATACCATGGATGCGGAAGCGGCCGCCATCCCCCCCGGCTGCGACGGCGTAACGATGGTTCCGGACTTCCTGGCTTCAGGGGACCGGAAAGGCTCCATCGGCGGCCTGGTGCTGGGCCGGACGCGCGGCCACATTTACCGCGCCGCCATGGAGGCGCTTACCTGGCGGCTGAAATCCCGCCTGCGCCGCCTGGAATCCGTGGGCGGGTTCAAAAGCGAATTCCTCATCCTGGTGGGCGGAGGAGCCAGAAACAGCGTCTGGACCCAGATGCGGGCGGACATCCTCCGGATCCCCGTGAAGGTCTCTGAAGTATCTGAAAGTACCGTGCTGGGCGCATCCATGTTTGCCTTTGCGGGCGCCGGGGTGTACTCTACGCCAGAGCAGGCCAGGGACGCCTTCGGCATCACTTACCGGACGTATATGCCGGGTCCCCAGGAAGCCGCCTACGAAAAGCTCAACCACTAA
- a CDS encoding class II aldolase/adducin family protein → MSEDWSISPPLPDKVFPWEKYNPVTREEVNEFFHSPEILVIKERMCDIGRRLWNREYVDGNGGNISVRVTQNLLLCSPTLCSKGFMTVEDICLVDMDARQKAGIRPSTSEVKTHIAMMKSVGVNSCIHAHPPHCNAFLFAGQVPPSGINPEADIFLGHIPLAPYGTPGSLETAQAVAEAAKQSTVVFMENHGVITGARDVEEAEWFMENADAYCRMVLMAGLHKAPLNQVGPEGVADFLAIRKSIGYAVPDNQPLYNTETYAGYKLGKSGR, encoded by the coding sequence ATGTCAGAAGACTGGTCAATCTCCCCTCCCCTCCCGGACAAGGTGTTCCCGTGGGAAAAATACAACCCCGTCACGCGGGAGGAAGTGAACGAATTCTTCCATTCCCCTGAAATCCTGGTTATCAAGGAACGCATGTGCGACATAGGCCGCCGCCTGTGGAACCGCGAATATGTGGACGGCAACGGGGGCAACATCTCCGTGCGCGTGACGCAGAACCTGCTGCTCTGCTCCCCCACCCTGTGCTCCAAGGGCTTCATGACCGTGGAAGACATCTGCCTGGTGGACATGGACGCGCGCCAGAAGGCGGGCATACGCCCCTCCACCAGTGAGGTGAAAACGCACATCGCCATGATGAAATCCGTGGGCGTCAACTCCTGCATCCACGCCCATCCCCCGCACTGCAACGCCTTCCTGTTCGCCGGGCAGGTTCCCCCCTCCGGCATCAATCCGGAAGCGGATATCTTCCTGGGCCACATCCCGCTGGCCCCCTACGGCACGCCCGGCTCTCTGGAGACGGCACAAGCTGTGGCGGAAGCGGCCAAACAATCCACCGTGGTCTTCATGGAAAACCACGGCGTGATCACCGGAGCCCGCGACGTGGAAGAAGCGGAATGGTTCATGGAAAACGCGGACGCCTACTGCCGCATGGTGCTGATGGCCGGGCTGCACAAGGCCCCCCTGAACCAGGTAGGACCGGAAGGCGTGGCGGACTTCCTCGCCATCCGCAAATCCATCGGCTACGCCGTGCCGGACAACCAGCCCCTGTACAACACGGAAACCTACGCCGGGTACAAGCTGGGCAAATCCGGCAGATAA
- a CDS encoding metal-dependent hydrolase, with protein MFIAHLPAGYLLAKTIRLRTPGRKAVMTAALLGAIAPDLDLFYFYTLDGRQHHHHSYWTHYPSVWFALMLLAWGASRIKPWSTGGTWLLIFSMSGFLHLLLDFIVGDIPLLAPWSMRFHALATVQAQYPPWWLNFLLHWSFFLELLIIAVSVCIMVSGRRKTESPSGNPFSTGIHDE; from the coding sequence ATGTTCATCGCCCATCTGCCTGCAGGCTATCTCCTGGCAAAAACCATCCGTTTACGCACACCGGGAAGGAAGGCCGTCATGACCGCCGCCCTGCTGGGGGCGATTGCCCCGGACCTGGACCTGTTTTATTTTTATACCCTGGACGGCCGCCAGCACCACCATCATTCCTACTGGACGCACTATCCTTCCGTCTGGTTCGCGCTGATGCTCCTCGCATGGGGAGCCAGCCGGATCAAACCATGGAGCACGGGCGGAACATGGCTGCTGATCTTTTCCATGAGCGGCTTCCTGCACCTCCTTCTGGACTTCATCGTGGGAGACATCCCTCTCCTGGCTCCGTGGTCCATGCGCTTTCACGCGCTGGCCACTGTCCAGGCGCAATACCCCCCCTGGTGGCTGAACTTCCTGCTGCACTGGTCTTTTTTTCTGGAATTGCTCATCATTGCCGTTTCCGTCTGTATCATGGTTTCTGGCAGAAGGAAGACGGAATCTCCCTCAGGAAATCCATTTTCTACAGGAATCCATGATGAATGA
- a CDS encoding AsmA-like C-terminal region-containing protein: protein MAHRTFMRWIKGLVPTVIILLGALVLGCICYVSIWGAPSFVVQRVEQALMEKGIPVHIETLKISLWPRAVVTLKNVELLDPGVPPEARRPVALLHEADVALNWKELIDGQVVPERLNVKGLDVNLPVDAEKPERVFSTAGLNAELDLGRPGMVDIVKADAVVQGIRVTAQGAFSIGQGDSGDFTLTAEDMAAAREQLNQVLKYLDRVKWPEASPPSLAVNLSDDPKGGVRVGMDLQAPSLRYGKIRVRDFLFSGDYADSVIMAKRFTMRDAETAGFVNLSLQADLKKRSLIWDVRSTAPLVSWAVAIVDEALVPREMKFLSEPHVQVSGRAVFTENWEGVEHLNVMGSGSMGAFSVLGEKFQRASCDFSYEDGNFYVTDLDIRHPGGVFSGKVMGVDGEIKIDVHSTLPMHAMLDMARSIAPEDVKLPLTLEIKGDPELKVYGTVGMGKGWKGPFRVDRLQIEAAVTDVSYQGVEFASAAARGELIGRSINVTQLDLAREDGHVKLEGSYLGTDLVFTLESDLKPELLVALAGNLAPIPENLKLPEKASLWVHGRLDIPEGKPVEPTLVRARINAENLAWNKVPVKTANVEVEYRPNQLFVQNCRIGMEKGVFELFANGFLDGQMFVMGQSTVPLETIDRLLGMKDDDFFMSRFVFRKDSGLELSFQGTLGLYNLEKAYDLQATVSATNTRYKGVDLKSARADAHLVTDQLVLTNVTTVVSNGNYLSSAGLSGGPAECTLKAKSIDFRFVQDTVEVLGMEGQAYPGYTMRMFSDNAAKVLKEFVFTRPVTLSGGGMFPMGDDMKLMKGRIRFDASAGRVRYPLLGTTLDLGKAKGEILISPQWVVVDKMKGTIWDGSFTGRVLAQIDDGDALNGSFVLQDMNLTSIGRSYGKKMEKATVHGAIEFSSKGGNMNSIQAKGEAALVHGDLVEIPLFGFLGEALSNYIPGLGHLINYKITRADCDFSIEKGYIRTSNFSAKGSNMSLEGGGWIRLADLQVNSDFKLGLRGLPGLITSPVFLLAGGLFQVRGTGPLSNVSWSFAPFSGGKAPVPPAAAPARRR, encoded by the coding sequence ATGGCTCATCGGACATTCATGAGATGGATCAAGGGATTGGTTCCTACGGTGATTATTTTGCTGGGCGCCTTGGTGCTTGGGTGCATCTGTTATGTCTCCATCTGGGGCGCTCCCTCCTTTGTCGTGCAGCGTGTGGAACAGGCTCTGATGGAAAAAGGCATTCCCGTCCACATAGAGACGCTGAAGATTTCCCTGTGGCCCCGCGCCGTGGTGACCTTGAAGAATGTGGAGCTGCTGGATCCTGGTGTTCCTCCGGAGGCGCGCCGCCCCGTGGCCCTGCTGCATGAGGCGGACGTGGCCCTGAACTGGAAGGAGCTGATAGACGGGCAGGTAGTGCCGGAACGGCTGAACGTGAAAGGGCTGGACGTCAATCTTCCCGTGGACGCGGAAAAGCCTGAAAGAGTTTTTTCCACCGCAGGGCTGAATGCGGAGCTGGACCTGGGGCGTCCCGGCATGGTGGACATCGTGAAGGCTGATGCCGTGGTGCAGGGTATCCGCGTGACTGCCCAGGGGGCGTTTTCCATCGGGCAGGGGGATTCCGGAGATTTTACGCTGACGGCTGAAGACATGGCCGCCGCCAGGGAGCAGTTGAACCAGGTGCTGAAATACCTGGACCGGGTGAAGTGGCCGGAGGCGTCTCCGCCCAGCCTGGCCGTCAATTTGAGCGACGACCCGAAAGGGGGAGTGCGCGTGGGCATGGATTTGCAGGCTCCTTCCCTGAGGTACGGGAAAATCCGGGTCAGGGATTTCCTGTTCAGCGGGGATTACGCGGATTCCGTCATCATGGCCAAGCGCTTTACCATGAGGGATGCGGAAACGGCCGGCTTCGTCAATCTTTCCCTCCAGGCCGATTTGAAGAAACGTTCCCTGATCTGGGATGTCCGCAGCACGGCCCCCCTGGTGTCCTGGGCCGTAGCCATTGTTGATGAAGCCCTGGTGCCGCGGGAGATGAAGTTCCTGAGCGAGCCGCACGTGCAGGTGTCAGGCCGTGCGGTTTTCACGGAGAACTGGGAGGGCGTGGAGCATCTGAACGTCATGGGCTCCGGCTCCATGGGAGCTTTCTCCGTGCTGGGGGAAAAGTTCCAGAGGGCCTCCTGCGATTTCAGCTATGAGGACGGCAATTTTTATGTGACGGATTTGGACATACGGCACCCCGGCGGCGTTTTTTCCGGCAAGGTGATGGGCGTGGACGGAGAGATCAAGATAGACGTGCACAGCACGCTGCCCATGCATGCGATGCTGGACATGGCCCGGTCCATTGCTCCGGAAGACGTGAAGCTGCCGCTTACGCTGGAAATCAAGGGAGACCCTGAATTGAAAGTGTACGGCACCGTGGGAATGGGGAAGGGCTGGAAAGGGCCGTTCCGGGTGGACCGCCTCCAGATTGAGGCGGCTGTGACGGACGTCTCCTACCAGGGGGTGGAGTTCGCCTCCGCCGCCGCCAGGGGGGAATTGATCGGCCGCTCCATCAATGTCACCCAGTTGGACCTGGCGCGGGAGGACGGCCATGTGAAGCTGGAAGGCAGCTATCTGGGAACCGATCTTGTCTTCACGCTGGAATCTGATTTGAAGCCTGAATTGCTGGTAGCCCTGGCCGGGAATTTGGCGCCCATTCCCGAGAATTTGAAGTTGCCGGAAAAAGCCTCCCTGTGGGTGCACGGCAGGCTGGATATTCCGGAAGGCAAGCCTGTGGAGCCCACGCTGGTCCGGGCGCGCATCAATGCGGAAAACCTGGCCTGGAACAAGGTGCCCGTGAAGACGGCGAATGTGGAGGTGGAGTACCGCCCCAACCAGCTTTTTGTACAGAATTGCCGGATCGGGATGGAGAAGGGCGTTTTTGAGCTGTTCGCCAACGGTTTCCTAGACGGCCAGATGTTCGTGATGGGGCAGTCCACGGTTCCGCTGGAAACGATAGACCGGCTGCTGGGCATGAAGGATGACGACTTTTTTATGAGCCGCTTCGTCTTCCGCAAGGATTCCGGCCTGGAGCTTTCCTTCCAGGGGACGCTGGGCCTGTACAATCTGGAAAAGGCTTACGATTTGCAGGCCACTGTTTCCGCGACGAATACGCGGTACAAGGGCGTGGACCTGAAGTCCGCGCGGGCGGATGCCCATCTGGTGACGGACCAATTGGTGCTGACCAACGTGACGACGGTGGTTTCCAACGGGAATTACCTGTCTTCCGCCGGGTTGTCCGGCGGTCCCGCGGAGTGCACGCTCAAGGCCAAGAGCATAGATTTCCGCTTTGTCCAGGATACGGTGGAGGTTCTGGGCATGGAGGGGCAGGCCTACCCCGGTTATACCATGCGCATGTTTTCCGACAACGCCGCCAAGGTTTTGAAGGAGTTTGTCTTTACCCGGCCCGTGACGCTTTCCGGCGGAGGCATGTTCCCGATGGGGGACGACATGAAGCTGATGAAGGGGCGCATCCGCTTTGACGCCTCCGCGGGGCGCGTGCGCTATCCCTTGCTGGGAACTACGCTGGACCTTGGAAAGGCGAAAGGGGAAATTCTTATTTCCCCGCAGTGGGTGGTGGTGGACAAGATGAAGGGCACCATCTGGGACGGCTCCTTTACGGGCCGCGTGCTGGCGCAGATTGACGACGGGGACGCCCTGAACGGCTCCTTTGTCCTCCAGGACATGAACCTGACCTCCATCGGGAGATCCTACGGCAAGAAGATGGAGAAGGCCACCGTGCACGGGGCCATTGAATTTTCATCCAAGGGAGGCAATATGAACTCCATCCAGGCGAAGGGCGAGGCCGCCCTGGTGCATGGGGACCTGGTGGAAATCCCCCTCTTCGGCTTTTTGGGGGAAGCCCTCTCCAATTATATTCCGGGCCTGGGCCACCTGATCAATTACAAGATCACCAGGGCCGACTGCGATTTTTCCATTGAGAAGGGCTATATCCGCACCAGCAATTTCTCGGCCAAGGGCAGCAATATGTCCCTGGAAGGCGGCGGCTGGATACGCCTTGCCGACTTGCAGGTTAATTCTGATTTCAAGCTGGGGCTTCGCGGCCTGCCGGGGCTGATTACCTCTCCCGTCTTCCTGCTGGCGGGGGGATTGTTCCAGGTGCGCGGCACGGGGCCTTTGAGCAATGTTTCCTGGAGCTTTGCGCCGTTCTCCGGCGGAAAAGCCCCTGTTCCCCCCGCGGCGGCTCCCGCCCGGAGGAGGTAG